A window of Hymenobacter aerilatus contains these coding sequences:
- a CDS encoding DUF7009 family protein, giving the protein MKLRFEDNTLRLRLSAEEVAAFGESGHLVSHVPLAPGPEGTLTYALQRASDDSTAAAEALRVAYLPGHLTVLVPETIARNWVASEEISLSATLHVADAVELRILVEKDLGCRH; this is encoded by the coding sequence ATGAAGCTCCGTTTTGAAGATAATACACTGCGTTTGCGCCTTTCGGCGGAAGAGGTAGCGGCCTTTGGCGAAAGCGGGCATTTAGTATCGCATGTGCCGCTGGCACCCGGTCCTGAAGGTACGCTCACCTACGCCTTGCAACGAGCCTCCGACGACTCCACGGCTGCGGCGGAAGCCCTGCGTGTGGCTTACTTACCCGGCCACCTCACGGTATTGGTGCCCGAAACAATAGCGCGCAATTGGGTTGCGTCCGAAGAAATCAGTCTTTCTGCTACCCTACATGTAGCCGATGCTGTCGAGTTGCGTATATTAGTAGAGAAGGACTTGGGCTGTCGGCACTAG
- the tamL gene encoding translocation and assembly module lipoprotein TamL, producing the protein MVAFGLFVASCSGTKYIPEGAKLYTGSTVEMKSDSKIPNEDALQTQLTSVITPKPNSSILGMRPKLYFWHMGEGKTKGLGHWLANKYGEKPVLLTQVDTQRVQDLMANRLNNNGYFKPVVHSKVKEKGQLASVDYTAYVGKPYLIKEIHFPEREDMLDAAIRATAPGTLLKVGDPYNLQTFINERTRIDAALKNNGYYYFSPDYILFQVDSTLDNQANVYLKVKDTTPPNASKPYVLNRVSLNTDFNLADTTDRKPPIIYRGYRYYPDEDVFKAKSIVNTVFLYPDSVYRRRRSDQTLSRLMSLGTFKYVDITYRPTRNVPDSAGYGHLNSLVRMTQVAKKSLRAEVQMNTSNIFTGPAFVLQYRNRSALRGAEQLLINANASFETGQGALSGVTSTQFGVDAQLLVPRLITPPFNIRLVNSDFQPRTFFNAGYKRVIRTKYFQQDVFNLGYGYTWKTKITNEQQLQPIDLQYNRLSNTQDVFQRLLEERPFLEQSFRQQFILGSSYLYTYNQQVLEKRRNQFYFSGGINLSGNLASLIQSATGASKTDLPGGQRAYTLFNQPYSQYTQVNLEFRNYYRVASSATSGNKLATRLLIGVGMPYGNSNVLPYLKQYGIGGPNSVRAFNARGVGPGTYRTTAEEASGFYDQVGDIKLEANVEYRQDLFPYVKGAVFVDAGNVWLVNADPSRPTYDSNGNLDGQNGQFQFNSFLKQMAVGAGVGLRVDVQFFVIRLDAAYPLRYPYSNVDIKLDPNDPNIDPNDPDSAFRYRRQEPGFKAARLNIAIGYPF; encoded by the coding sequence ATGGTGGCTTTCGGACTTTTTGTGGCCAGTTGCAGCGGCACCAAATACATTCCCGAAGGTGCCAAGCTCTACACGGGCAGTACCGTCGAGATGAAGTCGGATAGCAAAATTCCGAACGAAGACGCGCTGCAAACTCAGCTCACCAGCGTTATCACCCCCAAGCCCAACAGCTCTATTCTGGGGATGCGCCCGAAGCTCTACTTCTGGCACATGGGCGAGGGCAAAACCAAGGGCTTGGGCCACTGGTTGGCCAATAAGTACGGCGAGAAACCGGTGCTGCTGACCCAGGTAGACACCCAGCGGGTGCAAGACCTGATGGCAAACCGCTTGAACAACAATGGCTATTTCAAGCCCGTTGTGCACAGCAAGGTGAAGGAGAAAGGGCAGTTGGCTTCGGTAGACTATACTGCTTATGTAGGCAAGCCCTACCTCATCAAGGAGATTCACTTTCCTGAGCGCGAAGACATGCTCGACGCAGCCATTCGGGCCACGGCACCAGGCACGCTGCTGAAGGTAGGCGACCCCTACAACCTGCAAACCTTCATTAATGAGCGTACCCGCATTGATGCCGCGCTGAAGAACAACGGCTACTACTACTTCTCGCCCGACTACATTTTGTTTCAGGTAGACAGCACCTTGGACAACCAGGCCAACGTGTACCTGAAGGTGAAGGACACCACGCCGCCCAACGCCTCAAAGCCCTATGTTCTGAACCGGGTGAGCCTGAATACCGACTTCAACCTGGCGGATACCACGGACCGCAAACCACCCATTATCTACCGGGGCTACCGGTACTACCCCGACGAGGACGTGTTTAAGGCGAAGTCCATTGTCAACACCGTCTTCCTGTACCCCGACAGCGTGTACCGTCGTCGGCGCTCCGACCAGACGCTAAGCCGCCTAATGAGCTTGGGCACGTTCAAGTACGTAGACATCACGTACCGCCCTACCCGCAACGTACCCGACTCGGCGGGCTACGGGCACCTGAACTCGCTGGTACGCATGACGCAGGTAGCGAAGAAGTCGCTGCGCGCGGAGGTGCAGATGAATACGTCCAACATCTTTACCGGGCCGGCTTTCGTGCTGCAATACCGCAACCGTTCGGCACTGCGTGGGGCCGAGCAGCTGCTCATCAATGCCAATGCTTCCTTCGAAACGGGGCAGGGCGCGTTGTCGGGCGTTACTTCCACGCAGTTTGGGGTAGACGCCCAGCTGCTGGTGCCGCGCCTCATCACACCACCGTTTAATATCCGTCTAGTCAACTCTGATTTTCAGCCGCGTACCTTCTTCAACGCGGGCTATAAGCGAGTGATACGCACCAAGTATTTCCAGCAGGACGTCTTTAACCTGGGCTACGGCTACACTTGGAAAACTAAAATTACCAATGAGCAGCAACTGCAACCTATCGACCTGCAATACAACCGCCTGAGCAACACGCAGGATGTATTCCAGCGGCTTTTGGAAGAGCGGCCGTTTCTGGAGCAAAGCTTCCGGCAGCAATTTATCCTGGGTAGCAGCTACCTCTACACGTACAACCAGCAAGTGCTCGAAAAGCGGCGCAATCAGTTTTACTTTAGCGGCGGGATAAACCTCTCGGGCAATCTGGCATCCCTGATTCAGAGTGCCACAGGAGCATCTAAAACCGATCTGCCTGGGGGCCAGCGCGCGTACACCCTGTTCAACCAGCCCTATTCGCAGTACACGCAGGTGAATCTGGAGTTCCGCAACTACTACCGCGTCGCTTCCAGTGCCACCAGCGGCAACAAGCTGGCTACGCGCCTACTCATTGGGGTAGGCATGCCCTATGGCAACTCCAATGTACTCCCCTACCTCAAGCAGTACGGTATTGGTGGCCCCAACAGCGTGCGCGCCTTCAACGCCCGTGGCGTGGGCCCGGGCACTTACCGCACTACTGCTGAAGAAGCTAGTGGCTTCTATGACCAAGTGGGTGATATTAAGCTGGAAGCTAACGTAGAATACCGTCAGGATTTGTTCCCGTACGTGAAGGGCGCTGTGTTCGTGGATGCCGGTAACGTGTGGTTGGTCAATGCCGACCCCAGCCGCCCTACCTATGACAGCAACGGCAACCTGGATGGGCAGAACGGACAGTTTCAGTTCAACTCCTTCCTCAAGCAAATGGCAGTGGGCGCCGGTGTGGGTTTGCGCGTTGATGTCCAGTTTTTTGTAATTCGCCTGGATGCGGCCTACCCTCTGCGCTACCCCTACAGCAACGTGGATATAAAGCTAGATCCTAATGACCCAAACATAGATCCTAATGACCCAGACAGTGCATTTAGGTATCGTAGACAGGAACCGGGTTTCAAAGCCGCTAGGCTGAATATTGCCATTGGGTATCCGTTCTAA
- a CDS encoding FdhF/YdeP family oxidoreductase: MEESPKSNPAKAGKSEQQKAENAPKSGERPDQGEAPAPDHYRPDPQGERDQTPIPAPDVAGAKFKHPILAQPPEALTGLKLDAPSKVAAGVTAVIKSMEFSWSEGGVGRGTKALLGLNQKDGFDCSSCAWPDPDHHRSVAEFCENGAKATASDADDKAAGPEFFAKHSLAELSRMTDRDQNNTGRLTHPLIKRPGGTHYEPIEWPEVFNIIAQELNALESPDEAIFYTSGKIPNEPAFLFQLFAKMLGTNNLPDCSNMCHESSGAALSTTVGLGKGSVTLNDIHEAEVIMIIGQNPGTNHPRMLSALQEAKRNGAKIISVNPLLEAGLNHFKNPQDFMNPLLALGALLGNGTPITDVFLQVRVDGDMALLRGLMKHLLAAEELNPGQVVDHEFIAKYTEGYDAVVENIRNTSWEDIEELSGCSREQLLEAANLLAHKKKIIACWAMGLTQQRQGVQTIQELVNLLLMKGAIGKPGAGTCPVRGHSNVQGDRTMGVWEQPTKEFQDSLAKEFNFQPPYEHGLDTVDSIKAMYHGRSKVFFSLGGNLLAAGPDTEVIAEGMRKQRLTVFVGTKLNRGHLTTGETSLLLPTFAHVDIDMQKSGHQMTSCENSMGVVSQNKGILVPLAGQMMSEVAILCGVAIATFGGKINIDDWVAMTENYDVIRDHISRVIPGFENFNEKLRRPGGFYLPNGPRDRKFTTKNGKANFTKTELEKYHLEPDQLVLMTVRSHDQFNTTIYDYNDRYRGIHGERRVLFMNEQDMADRGLEAKQLIDITSHYKGDTRTVEKFLAIPYNIPRGNVSAYFPEANPLVPVASVAKVSNTPTSKYVVVTVVASEAVKQTQKAKPEAVEA, from the coding sequence ATGGAAGAATCACCGAAAAGCAACCCGGCGAAGGCTGGCAAAAGCGAGCAACAGAAGGCCGAAAATGCCCCCAAAAGTGGCGAGCGTCCGGACCAGGGCGAGGCACCTGCTCCCGACCACTACCGCCCCGACCCCCAGGGCGAACGGGACCAGACGCCCATCCCTGCCCCCGATGTAGCCGGCGCTAAGTTCAAGCATCCTATTCTGGCCCAGCCACCCGAAGCCCTCACGGGCCTGAAGCTGGATGCGCCATCGAAGGTAGCGGCGGGCGTTACGGCCGTTATCAAATCGATGGAGTTTAGCTGGAGCGAAGGCGGGGTAGGGCGCGGCACCAAGGCGCTGCTCGGCCTCAATCAGAAAGACGGTTTCGACTGCTCTAGCTGCGCCTGGCCCGACCCAGACCACCACCGCTCGGTGGCGGAGTTTTGCGAGAACGGCGCCAAAGCCACCGCCTCCGACGCCGACGACAAAGCTGCCGGCCCTGAGTTCTTTGCCAAACACAGCCTGGCCGAACTCTCGCGTATGACCGACCGCGACCAGAACAACACCGGCCGCCTCACGCACCCGTTAATAAAGCGCCCCGGCGGCACGCACTACGAGCCCATTGAGTGGCCCGAAGTGTTCAATATCATAGCCCAGGAGCTAAACGCGCTGGAGTCGCCGGACGAGGCTATTTTCTATACGTCGGGTAAGATTCCGAACGAGCCAGCATTCTTGTTCCAGCTGTTTGCCAAAATGCTGGGCACCAACAACCTGCCCGACTGCTCCAACATGTGCCACGAGAGCAGCGGCGCGGCTCTGTCTACTACCGTTGGGCTAGGCAAAGGCTCTGTTACGCTGAATGACATTCACGAAGCGGAGGTAATTATGATTATCGGGCAGAATCCCGGTACCAACCACCCGCGTATGCTATCGGCGTTGCAAGAGGCCAAGCGCAATGGTGCCAAGATTATCAGCGTAAACCCCTTGCTGGAAGCGGGCCTCAACCACTTCAAGAACCCGCAGGATTTCATGAATCCGCTGCTGGCGCTGGGGGCGTTGCTCGGCAACGGCACACCCATCACTGACGTGTTTCTGCAAGTGCGTGTGGATGGCGACATGGCCCTACTACGCGGCTTGATGAAGCACCTGCTGGCCGCCGAGGAGTTGAATCCGGGCCAGGTGGTCGACCACGAGTTCATTGCCAAATACACCGAGGGCTACGACGCCGTGGTGGAAAATATCCGGAACACCAGCTGGGAGGATATTGAGGAGCTGAGCGGCTGCTCGCGCGAGCAATTGCTGGAAGCTGCCAACTTGTTGGCGCACAAAAAGAAGATTATTGCTTGCTGGGCCATGGGCCTCACGCAGCAGCGCCAGGGTGTGCAAACCATTCAGGAACTGGTAAACCTGCTCCTGATGAAAGGTGCCATTGGCAAACCTGGCGCAGGCACCTGCCCGGTGCGCGGCCACTCCAACGTGCAGGGCGACCGGACCATGGGCGTATGGGAACAGCCTACCAAGGAGTTCCAGGATTCGCTGGCGAAGGAGTTCAACTTCCAGCCGCCCTACGAGCACGGCCTCGATACCGTGGACAGCATCAAGGCTATGTATCATGGTAGAAGCAAGGTGTTCTTCAGCCTGGGCGGCAACTTGCTGGCGGCGGGGCCTGACACGGAGGTTATTGCCGAAGGGATGCGCAAGCAGCGCCTCACGGTGTTTGTGGGTACCAAGCTCAACCGCGGCCACCTCACCACTGGCGAGACCAGTCTGCTGCTCCCTACCTTCGCGCACGTCGACATCGACATGCAGAAATCGGGTCACCAGATGACTTCCTGCGAAAACTCGATGGGTGTGGTCAGCCAGAACAAGGGTATCCTGGTGCCGCTGGCAGGTCAGATGATGAGCGAAGTAGCCATCTTGTGCGGTGTGGCCATTGCTACCTTCGGCGGCAAAATCAACATCGACGATTGGGTGGCCATGACGGAGAACTACGATGTTATCCGTGACCATATCAGCCGTGTGATTCCGGGCTTCGAGAACTTCAACGAGAAGCTGCGCCGTCCGGGCGGATTCTACCTCCCCAATGGCCCCCGCGACCGGAAGTTCACGACCAAAAATGGTAAGGCCAACTTCACCAAAACGGAGTTGGAGAAATACCACCTGGAGCCCGACCAGCTGGTGCTGATGACCGTGCGTAGCCACGACCAGTTCAATACCACTATCTACGACTACAACGACCGGTACCGGGGCATCCACGGCGAGCGGCGCGTGCTGTTCATGAACGAGCAGGATATGGCCGACCGCGGCCTGGAGGCCAAGCAGCTCATCGACATCACGAGCCATTACAAAGGTGACACCCGCACGGTGGAGAAGTTCCTGGCTATTCCATACAACATTCCACGTGGCAACGTGTCGGCCTACTTCCCTGAGGCCAACCCGCTGGTACCCGTGGCCAGCGTGGCTAAGGTTAGCAACACGCCTACCTCCAAGTACGTGGTGGTAACGGTAGTAGCCTCTGAAGCGGTGAAGCAAACGCAAAAGGCCAAGCCGGAAGCGGTAGAGGCGTAA
- a CDS encoding translocation/assembly module TamB domain-containing protein — translation MAFILLLIIGVVVALQFPGVQDFAANKAASYLQNKIGTEVRINKFRTDFKHAISLDGVYLEDQKGDTLVSVGHLGVDLDLWSLTKSQINLSSLELNDGTVHITRTEPDSAFNFDYITAAFASGDTATTTPADTTGGFTYNIGDVRLTNIFLTYQDQVDGMNVRSRVGELAVNMDEVDVDNSIYRVDNASLSRASFNIRKTKLTPDTPSEPLTLTFDMNKVALDAVSLVYQDDPAGQYINTKIGQAEVTADNIDLINSRVALNSLVLKNSSFAYAQNPDVPTEQRTINPAEAVRDLDSAVTQATGDSTSWAVTLKKSDISGLDVKFDNFNEPKLRSRMPAMDYNHLSFTDLALNTDNLVYTENSTTGRINELKGKEQSGFQINHAEADVIFDSVQTRLDNLDLVTPNTRIRRTLAMGYQSLGGIADDIANLKIEGDLRDTRIGFRDVIYLYPDIASTPPFTTGPNQSVLISGQVDGRVGDLRIRNLNFVGFRNTQVVASGRIQGLPETDRRLYTDFDVQKFTTTDADIRSLVPKSTIPAGYSLPPNIAVSGTFKGRPTAMVFDTDLKVQTTYGNATAVVNMQPGPAGQEPVAARFNVQNFNVGKVLRDPTIGSVTANGRFNGRGLDPATMRGKLIANVQRAGYQGYVYQDINATVDIDRNKYDITARSERDANLAFNLDAVVNLRNANVPAYSVDANIQGANLTKLGFYTGGDLRVQGNLRANLTGADANTINGTFSGSKLAIVRDNQPIVIDTLSGSLVQQPGRTELAFNSNLASANLAGNTPLGDVATVLQEHIDRYFDLPGVRYRAGGPNREFTFDVSLLDPRIVTAMVPDLKQLSPFKLTGGFNSETANLSMNASIPVIEYTGYRLDSLRLNVSSDPQKLDYAVRLNQIAQDTTLRLPNPTLKGSIADNKVGTHLRIAERDSATKLDLAGILQVLEEGDAYSFSFDPKLVLNNQQWTVAPNNSIAYNLNSGAIRAENVNLSQGNQLIALQTLPGADYPLQARLQNLDLNMLATAGGLQDSLVGGLLNGEAVVKAIGQPTMAFTADANLSQLAYNKSVIGDVSLKATNPTADRYEVDARLTGGPNNNDVRATGAYLASGALDINVNVNRLNLATAEPFAAGEIRDMSGYLTGQMSIKGTTDAPQIRGSLNTNDAGFRITQLGSPFTLPNESLVFDDRGIRFDNFTILDSLRNTAVVNGYVLTQNYIDDYRFQLRAVTDKFIAVQSNAKDNELYYGKLVVDSDTRITGDLNLPRVRTTATVIEPSALTVVVPNDEADKVESEGIVEFIDRSAPLDTMLARQVKVDSVKTASGFDIAATITITDETPFTLIIDPISGDNLRVRASGTLNTAIDPAGTITLSGGLAVKEGQYHMSLYDLVERDFEIAEGSTITWSGDPYNAQLGISAIYNIRAAPAELLSSQGSNDENLKNLARNTLPFQVFLNVRGEMLKPAIDFNIELPEDARGADQLRTPIENRLAQLRQPSSTSELNKQVFSLLVLGRFMADDPFQSSGGSIVEDQLRGSASQVLTQQLNNLTGSYLSNLGVELGVNSQSQFNENGTQGSRTDLNVAVRRQLLNNRLTVRLGTDVPLAGGNQASQGQQNVSAFAGDVSVEYNILANGRLRLRAYRNNAYGDIDGQYVRNGASLIFQRDYQNLADLFKGIDKDVKAESKQRRRQDKENKKMEQDSTRRTVAPQRRDSTRTVARRDSAARAR, via the coding sequence TTGGCTTTTATACTGCTCCTTATTATAGGTGTAGTCGTAGCCTTACAGTTTCCGGGGGTGCAGGATTTTGCTGCCAATAAAGCCGCTTCCTACCTGCAAAATAAGATTGGCACGGAAGTGCGCATCAACAAGTTTCGTACGGACTTCAAGCACGCCATCAGCCTAGATGGGGTGTATCTGGAAGACCAAAAGGGCGACACCCTGGTATCGGTGGGCCATCTGGGCGTCGACCTGGATTTATGGAGCCTCACCAAGTCGCAGATTAATCTTAGCTCATTGGAGCTGAACGACGGCACCGTGCACATCACCCGCACCGAGCCCGACAGCGCGTTCAATTTCGACTACATCACGGCGGCTTTTGCCTCAGGCGATACCGCTACTACTACCCCCGCCGATACCACGGGCGGCTTCACGTACAACATCGGCGATGTTCGCCTCACCAACATCTTCCTGACCTACCAGGACCAGGTAGACGGTATGAATGTGCGCAGTCGGGTAGGCGAGTTGGCCGTGAACATGGACGAGGTAGACGTGGACAACTCCATCTACCGCGTCGACAATGCCAGCCTGAGCCGCGCCAGCTTCAATATTCGCAAGACCAAACTAACACCGGATACGCCCTCCGAGCCGCTTACCCTCACCTTCGACATGAATAAGGTGGCACTGGATGCCGTGAGCCTGGTGTACCAGGACGACCCCGCGGGGCAGTACATCAACACAAAAATTGGGCAGGCTGAAGTAACCGCCGACAACATCGACTTGATTAATAGCCGGGTGGCATTGAACTCGTTGGTGCTCAAGAACAGCAGCTTTGCCTACGCCCAAAACCCGGACGTACCCACCGAGCAACGCACCATCAATCCGGCCGAGGCTGTGCGTGACCTGGACAGCGCTGTGACGCAAGCCACCGGTGACTCGACCAGCTGGGCCGTGACGCTGAAAAAGTCCGACATCAGCGGCCTAGATGTGAAGTTTGACAACTTCAACGAGCCTAAGCTCCGGTCGCGCATGCCGGCCATGGACTACAACCATTTGAGCTTCACGGACCTGGCTCTGAACACCGACAACCTAGTCTACACCGAAAACAGCACCACTGGTCGCATCAACGAGCTGAAAGGCAAGGAGCAAAGTGGTTTTCAGATCAATCATGCTGAGGCTGACGTGATATTCGATTCGGTGCAGACGCGTTTGGACAACCTTGACCTAGTGACGCCTAACACCCGCATCCGGCGTACGCTGGCGATGGGTTACCAGAGCCTAGGCGGCATTGCCGACGACATTGCCAACCTCAAGATTGAGGGCGACCTGCGCGACACCCGCATTGGCTTCCGCGACGTTATCTACCTCTACCCCGACATTGCCAGCACCCCACCCTTCACCACCGGCCCCAACCAGTCGGTGCTGATTAGCGGACAGGTGGATGGCCGCGTGGGTGACCTGCGCATTCGCAACCTGAACTTTGTGGGCTTCCGCAACACGCAGGTGGTTGCTAGCGGCCGCATCCAGGGCTTGCCCGAAACGGACCGCCGCCTGTACACCGATTTTGACGTACAGAAGTTCACGACTACTGATGCCGATATCCGGAGCCTAGTGCCGAAGAGCACTATTCCGGCGGGCTACTCCCTACCCCCCAATATTGCCGTATCGGGCACCTTCAAGGGTAGGCCCACGGCCATGGTGTTTGATACTGATTTAAAGGTACAAACCACCTACGGCAACGCCACAGCTGTGGTGAACATGCAACCCGGTCCGGCCGGGCAGGAGCCAGTTGCGGCCCGCTTCAACGTACAAAACTTCAACGTAGGTAAGGTATTGCGCGACCCCACCATTGGTAGCGTTACGGCAAACGGCCGCTTCAACGGCCGCGGCCTCGACCCTGCCACCATGCGTGGCAAACTGATAGCCAACGTGCAGCGCGCCGGCTACCAGGGCTACGTCTACCAGGATATCAACGCCACCGTCGATATCGACCGCAACAAATACGACATTACGGCCCGCAGTGAGCGGGACGCCAACTTGGCCTTCAACCTGGATGCCGTGGTGAACCTGCGCAATGCCAATGTGCCAGCCTACTCGGTAGATGCCAACATTCAGGGCGCCAACCTGACCAAGCTGGGCTTCTATACTGGCGGCGACCTGCGGGTGCAAGGCAACCTGCGCGCCAACCTTACGGGGGCCGATGCCAACACCATCAATGGTACCTTCTCGGGCAGCAAACTGGCTATCGTGCGCGACAATCAGCCCATTGTGATTGATACATTGAGCGGCAGTCTGGTGCAGCAGCCGGGCCGCACGGAGCTGGCGTTCAACTCTAATCTGGCGTCAGCCAACCTAGCCGGCAACACGCCGCTGGGTGACGTGGCCACGGTGCTCCAGGAGCACATTGACCGGTATTTCGACCTGCCGGGCGTGCGCTATCGGGCAGGTGGCCCCAACCGGGAATTTACGTTTGATGTGAGCCTGCTCGACCCGCGCATTGTGACGGCTATGGTGCCTGATCTGAAGCAGCTTTCACCCTTCAAACTGACGGGCGGGTTCAACAGCGAAACAGCCAACCTGTCGATGAATGCTAGCATTCCGGTGATTGAATACACAGGCTACCGCCTGGACTCGCTGCGCCTGAACGTGTCGTCGGACCCGCAGAAGCTGGACTATGCCGTACGCCTCAACCAAATAGCGCAGGACACTACCTTGCGCCTACCCAACCCTACCCTCAAGGGTAGCATAGCTGACAACAAGGTAGGCACCCACCTGCGCATTGCCGAACGCGACAGTGCCACCAAGCTGGATCTGGCCGGCATCCTACAAGTGCTCGAAGAGGGCGACGCCTACTCCTTTAGTTTCGACCCCAAGCTGGTGCTGAACAATCAGCAGTGGACCGTGGCGCCCAACAACTCCATTGCCTACAATTTGAACAGCGGTGCTATTCGGGCCGAAAATGTGAACCTAAGCCAGGGCAACCAGCTGATTGCCCTGCAAACCCTACCCGGCGCCGACTACCCTCTGCAAGCCCGTCTCCAAAACCTCGACCTGAACATGCTAGCGACGGCCGGCGGCTTGCAGGACTCTTTGGTGGGCGGCCTGCTGAACGGCGAAGCCGTGGTGAAAGCCATCGGTCAGCCCACGATGGCCTTCACGGCAGATGCCAACCTTAGCCAGCTGGCCTACAATAAATCGGTGATTGGGGACGTGTCGCTGAAAGCCACCAACCCTACCGCCGACCGCTACGAAGTGGATGCACGCCTGACGGGTGGTCCCAACAACAACGACGTGCGCGCCACCGGCGCCTACCTCGCCAGCGGCGCGCTGGACATTAACGTGAACGTAAACCGCCTGAACCTAGCTACCGCTGAGCCCTTTGCAGCCGGCGAAATCAGGGATATGAGCGGCTACCTCACAGGCCAAATGAGCATCAAGGGCACTACCGATGCGCCGCAGATTCGGGGTAGCCTGAACACCAACGATGCGGGCTTCCGCATCACCCAGCTTGGCTCGCCCTTCACCCTACCCAACGAAAGCCTGGTGTTTGACGACCGGGGTATTCGTTTCGACAACTTCACCATTCTGGACTCGCTGCGCAACACGGCTGTGGTGAATGGCTACGTGCTCACGCAAAACTACATCGACGACTACCGCTTCCAGCTGCGGGCCGTAACCGACAAGTTTATTGCGGTGCAAAGCAATGCCAAAGACAATGAGCTGTACTACGGCAAGCTGGTAGTAGACTCCGATACGCGCATCACCGGCGACCTGAACCTACCCCGCGTGCGGACGACAGCCACGGTTATCGAACCATCGGCCCTGACGGTGGTAGTGCCCAACGACGAGGCCGACAAAGTAGAAAGCGAAGGCATTGTAGAATTCATCGACAGAAGCGCCCCGCTGGATACCATGCTGGCGCGACAGGTGAAAGTCGATTCGGTGAAGACAGCCTCGGGTTTTGATATTGCCGCTACCATCACCATCACCGACGAAACGCCCTTCACGCTGATTATTGACCCTATTTCGGGCGACAACCTGCGGGTACGGGCCTCGGGCACGCTGAACACGGCCATTGACCCTGCGGGCACCATCACGCTGAGTGGGGGCTTAGCTGTGAAAGAGGGACAATACCACATGTCGCTTTACGACTTGGTGGAGCGCGACTTTGAAATTGCGGAGGGTAGCACCATCACCTGGAGCGGCGACCCGTACAACGCCCAGCTTGGCATTTCGGCCATCTACAACATCCGGGCTGCACCGGCTGAGCTGCTGTCCTCGCAGGGTAGCAACGACGAAAATCTGAAGAATTTGGCTCGCAACACCCTACCCTTCCAAGTGTTCCTGAACGTGAGAGGTGAGATGCTAAAGCCTGCTATCGACTTCAACATTGAGCTGCCAGAGGATGCCCGTGGAGCAGACCAGCTGCGGACGCCCATCGAGAACCGTCTGGCTCAATTGCGTCAACCCAGCAGCACAAGCGAGCTAAACAAGCAGGTGTTCTCGTTGCTGGTGCTAGGTCGCTTTATGGCCGATGACCCGTTCCAATCGTCGGGCGGCAGCATTGTGGAAGATCAGTTGCGCGGTTCGGCTAGCCAGGTACTCACCCAGCAACTCAACAACCTAACGGGCAGCTACCTCTCCAACCTGGGCGTAGAGCTTGGGGTGAACTCGCAGTCGCAGTTCAACGAAAATGGCACCCAAGGCAGCCGCACCGACCTCAACGTGGCCGTGCGTCGCCAGCTGCTCAACAACCGCCTGACGGTGCGCTTGGGTACCGATGTACCGCTGGCGGGTGGCAACCAGGCCTCGCAGGGCCAGCAAAACGTGAGTGCCTTTGCCGGCGACGTGAGCGTGGAATACAACATCCTCGCCAATGGGCGCCTGCGTCTACGCGCCTACCGCAACAACGCCTATGGCGACATTGACGGGCAATATGTGCGCAATGGTGCCTCGCTGATTTTCCAGCGCGACTACCAAAACCTGGCTGACCTGTTTAAGGGCATCGACAAGGATGTGAAAGCCGAAAGCAAGCAGCGCCGCCGTCAGGACAAGGAAAACAAGAAAATGGAGCAGGACTCTACCCGTCGGACCGTGGCGCCCCAGCGCCGCGACTCCACGCGTACCGTGGCGCGCCGCGACTCGGCCGCCCGTGCGCGGTAG